One region of Bacillus horti genomic DNA includes:
- a CDS encoding ABC transporter ATP-binding protein: MADNLVEFKNLRTYFHTEAGVVKAVNDVSFAIREGETVCVVGESGCGKSITAMSLMRLIASPPGKIEGGEIFFEGKDLLKLREGEMQLLRGNEFAMIFQEPMSSLNPVLKIGEQIMEPLFKHKYLSKKQALAKAIELIELVGIPRAKDIVNSYPHELSGGMRQRIMIAIALSCDPKLLIADEPTTALDVTIQAQILDILREIKENRKMSMMLITHDLGVVAEMADYVVVMYAGKVIEQAPVNEIFSNPRHPYTQGLLNAKPIIGQRQERLYTIPGNVPNPVELGENCHFHDRCEHCMDICREQQPELKTDEQGNKVACWLYEGEGAS; this comes from the coding sequence ATGGCTGATAATTTAGTAGAATTCAAGAATCTAAGAACATATTTCCATACCGAAGCTGGTGTGGTCAAAGCTGTTAACGACGTCAGTTTTGCTATTAGAGAAGGAGAAACGGTTTGTGTCGTAGGAGAATCAGGCTGTGGAAAAAGTATCACAGCCATGTCCTTAATGCGCTTAATTGCTTCACCACCAGGAAAAATTGAGGGTGGGGAAATTTTCTTCGAAGGTAAAGATTTGCTTAAGCTTAGAGAGGGAGAAATGCAACTTCTACGCGGAAATGAGTTTGCTATGATTTTCCAGGAGCCAATGTCTTCCTTAAACCCAGTGTTAAAAATTGGCGAACAGATTATGGAGCCATTATTTAAACACAAATATCTATCTAAGAAACAAGCATTAGCTAAAGCTATTGAATTGATTGAATTAGTTGGAATTCCAAGAGCAAAGGATATTGTAAATAGCTATCCACATGAACTTAGTGGTGGTATGCGTCAGCGTATCATGATTGCGATTGCGTTAAGCTGTGATCCAAAGCTATTAATTGCGGATGAGCCTACTACAGCTTTGGATGTTACGATTCAAGCTCAAATCTTAGATATTCTAAGAGAGATTAAAGAAAATCGTAAAATGAGTATGATGCTGATCACACATGACTTAGGTGTTGTGGCGGAAATGGCTGACTATGTTGTAGTTATGTACGCGGGTAAGGTAATTGAGCAAGCACCTGTAAATGAAATATTTAGTAATCCTCGCCACCCTTATACTCAAGGACTTTTGAATGCTAAACCAATTATTGGACAGAGACAAGAACGTCTGTATACGATACCAGGAAATGTACCAAACCCAGTAGAACTTGGCGAAAATTGTCATTTCCATGATCGTTGTGAGCATTGCATGGATATTTGTCGAGAACAACAGCCAGAGCTGAAAACAGATGAGCAAGGAAATAAGGTCGCATGCTGGCTATATGAAGGGGAGGGAGCATCATGA
- the opp4C gene encoding oligopeptide ABC transporter permease, whose translation MTNNMANIEEPKKIQERKEKPRSIWSEGFARLFRNKLAVVGILIVVFMFVFSFIGPYFSEYKDARLSVQDQNKPPDADHWLGTDKLGRDILLRLMEAGQVSLLVGVVATSIIILIGVTVGLLAGYYGKWVDTLLMRLADVIYSVPTLPILILLGAVLSDLKFPPDKRIYLVMFIIGIISWMTMSRMIRSQILSLKEQEFMLANEVLGLRDRKKIFKHLLPNTLPIIIVAGTLGVASTILLESALSFLGLGVVPPTPSWGEMISAANNMIDFQRRPWLWVPPGVCILVTVVAINLIGDGLRDAFDPKQKR comes from the coding sequence ATGACGAACAATATGGCAAACATTGAAGAACCAAAGAAGATACAAGAAAGAAAAGAAAAGCCTAGATCTATTTGGAGTGAAGGTTTTGCTAGGTTATTTAGAAACAAACTTGCTGTAGTGGGAATTCTTATTGTAGTATTTATGTTTGTTTTTTCTTTTATCGGTCCGTACTTTTCAGAATATAAGGATGCAAGGCTTAGTGTACAGGATCAAAACAAGCCACCGGATGCGGATCATTGGCTGGGTACAGATAAATTAGGACGAGATATTTTGCTTCGCTTGATGGAAGCAGGTCAAGTGTCATTATTAGTTGGCGTAGTTGCAACAAGTATTATTATTCTTATAGGGGTAACGGTTGGATTGCTGGCAGGTTATTATGGTAAATGGGTTGACACTCTTCTCATGAGATTAGCGGATGTAATCTATTCTGTCCCTACTTTACCTATTTTAATCCTGCTCGGAGCGGTGTTATCTGATTTAAAGTTCCCACCTGATAAACGAATATATTTAGTTATGTTTATTATTGGTATTATTAGCTGGATGACGATGTCAAGGATGATTCGAAGTCAGATTCTCAGCTTAAAAGAACAAGAATTTATGTTAGCAAACGAGGTTCTTGGTTTACGAGATCGAAAGAAGATTTTTAAGCACTTACTTCCTAATACACTTCCAATTATTATCGTTGCTGGTACCTTAGGTGTTGCTAGTACAATTCTATTGGAATCCGCCTTAAGCTTCCTTGGTTTGGGAGTGGTACCACCAACTCCGTCTTGGGGAGAGATGATTTCTGCGGCCAATAATATGATTGATTTCCAAAGACGTCCATGGCTTTGGGTACCACCAGGGGTGTGTATTTTGGTGACGGTAGTAGCCATTAATCTGATTGGTGACGGATTAAGAGACGCATTTGATCCAAAACAAAAAAGGTAG
- a CDS encoding ABC transporter substrate-binding protein — protein MNKKLLLLGMTLMLISAVFLAACSSSDNGTGTDSETPSTEAPGASEDTDVTTGEDEDGWIYATDKSLAPASSLARTDTVIVGMNETAGIFNPWFYSTSYDRYVIDTLFDNLLAYDFDGSFKEDIAESWDISDDGLLYTFNLRDDVTFSDGTPVTAHDAELTYYIYADPTYDGNADLSKAAIKGFDEYKNGDAESIEGVNVLDDHTLQIEVTEARATTLANLGVLAVLPKHYYGAEFSKGNLDAVKALNQQPLGTGQFVFDRYVPGQEVRLTANENHFMGAPSINTLIFKPTTGETNISMLQTGETDFEEGISVNADNVELLESLGFLDINLLLNNGYGYIAFNHTQEKFQDVRVRQALTYGLNREDIVYAYSQGYADVINVPQSKMSWAYPDESTLNAYEYDPDRANELLEEAGWELNSDGYRYKDGERFVINFAASSPNEVNDAIIPYATENYKELGIEFIPEQLEFNAVTDKRDRGDFDMLFMAWGLTPEPDPTNIFHTNGSQNRDGYSNEDVDRLIEAGLAELDQDKRKEIYQELYQVMNEDLPYIFMYQRRNMNTINSRIQGFEISPYRYFSEGIYNVEIE, from the coding sequence ATGAATAAGAAGTTATTACTTCTAGGAATGACACTAATGCTTATTAGTGCTGTTTTCTTGGCTGCATGTTCTTCGTCCGATAATGGGACAGGCACAGACTCAGAAACACCTAGTACTGAAGCACCAGGTGCTTCAGAGGATACTGATGTAACAACTGGGGAAGATGAAGATGGTTGGATTTACGCAACTGATAAATCACTTGCTCCTGCTAGCTCTTTAGCTAGAACCGATACAGTCATCGTGGGAATGAATGAAACAGCAGGTATTTTCAATCCGTGGTTCTATAGCACATCCTATGATAGATATGTTATAGATACTCTTTTTGATAATCTTCTTGCTTATGATTTTGATGGTTCTTTCAAAGAAGATATTGCTGAAAGCTGGGACATCTCAGATGATGGTTTGTTGTATACATTTAACCTTCGTGATGACGTTACTTTTAGTGATGGTACACCAGTAACAGCACATGATGCAGAGCTTACTTATTACATTTATGCAGATCCAACTTATGATGGAAATGCTGATTTAAGTAAAGCAGCTATTAAGGGATTTGATGAGTATAAAAATGGCGATGCTGAATCAATTGAAGGTGTTAACGTTCTAGACGATCACACACTGCAAATTGAAGTAACAGAAGCTAGAGCGACTACATTAGCTAATTTAGGTGTACTAGCTGTACTTCCTAAGCATTACTATGGTGCAGAGTTCTCTAAAGGGAACTTAGATGCTGTTAAAGCTTTAAATCAACAACCGTTAGGAACTGGACAATTTGTATTTGATCGTTATGTTCCAGGTCAAGAGGTTCGTTTAACAGCTAATGAGAATCACTTTATGGGTGCTCCAAGCATTAATACTTTAATCTTTAAGCCAACAACTGGTGAAACAAACATTTCTATGCTTCAAACAGGTGAAACTGATTTTGAAGAAGGGATTTCTGTTAATGCAGACAATGTTGAATTGTTAGAAAGTTTAGGATTTCTTGATATCAACTTATTATTAAACAATGGTTATGGGTATATTGCCTTTAACCACACTCAAGAGAAATTTCAAGATGTTCGTGTAAGACAAGCATTGACTTACGGCTTAAACCGTGAGGATATTGTATATGCTTATTCTCAAGGCTATGCTGATGTAATTAACGTTCCACAATCAAAAATGTCATGGGCTTATCCAGACGAAAGCACATTAAATGCATATGAGTATGATCCAGACAGAGCTAACGAGTTATTAGAAGAAGCAGGCTGGGAATTAAACAGTGACGGATACCGTTATAAAGATGGTGAAAGATTCGTTATTAACTTTGCTGCATCTAGTCCAAACGAAGTTAATGATGCAATTATTCCTTACGCAACAGAAAACTACAAGGAGCTTGGAATTGAATTTATTCCTGAGCAACTTGAGTTTAATGCTGTAACGGACAAGCGTGATCGTGGAGATTTTGATATGTTATTTATGGCATGGGGCTTAACTCCTGAGCCAGACCCAACAAATATCTTCCACACAAACGGTTCTCAAAACAGAGACGGTTATTCAAATGAAGATGTTGATAGATTGATTGAAGCAGGATTAGCTGAGCTTGACCAAGATAAGCGTAAAGAGATTTATCAAGAGCTTTACCAAGTAATGAATGAAGATCTACCTTATATCTTCATGTACCAAAGAAGAAACATGAACACAATTAATTCAAGAATCCAAGGGTTTGAAATTTCCCCTTATAGATACTTCTCAGAAGGTATTTATAACGTTGAAATTGAATAA
- a CDS encoding ABC transporter ATP-binding protein — MSETILEVNNLKKYFPIRGGVFQKTIGHVKAVDDISFTMKKGETLGLVGESGCGKSTVGRTIVRLYDKTEGDVIFEGVDVHKLSKNKLRSLRPKMQLVFQDPFSSLNPRLRIGDSIGEALLDHGLTSKSELRDRVHEVLKICGLQPYHIDRYPHEFSGGQRQRVGIARALILNPDFIVLDEPVSALDVSIQAQIINLLTDLREKERLSYLFISHDLSVVEHICDTVAVMYLGSMAEMASREELFRNPLHPYTQALLSAVPVPDPTLKRERIVLQGDIPSPANPPSGCKFHTRCPIAKDICRQEIPKYRDVGGNHFVACHLV; from the coding sequence ATGAGTGAAACAATTTTAGAGGTTAATAATCTTAAGAAATACTTCCCTATTCGTGGTGGCGTTTTTCAGAAGACCATCGGTCATGTAAAGGCTGTTGATGATATAAGCTTTACGATGAAAAAAGGTGAGACATTAGGTCTGGTTGGAGAATCTGGCTGCGGTAAGAGTACAGTTGGACGTACTATTGTGCGACTATATGACAAAACCGAAGGTGACGTCATTTTTGAAGGCGTAGACGTACACAAACTTTCTAAAAACAAGCTAAGAAGCTTACGCCCTAAAATGCAACTTGTTTTCCAGGATCCTTTTAGTTCCTTAAACCCACGTTTAAGAATCGGGGATTCCATCGGGGAAGCGCTTCTTGATCATGGACTTACTTCTAAGAGTGAATTGCGTGATCGAGTGCATGAAGTTTTGAAAATTTGTGGCCTCCAGCCGTATCATATTGATCGCTATCCACATGAATTCTCAGGTGGGCAGAGACAAAGGGTTGGGATAGCAAGAGCACTTATTTTAAACCCTGACTTTATTGTGTTGGATGAGCCCGTATCGGCACTTGACGTATCCATTCAAGCACAGATTATCAATCTTCTTACAGATTTGCGTGAAAAGGAACGCTTATCCTATTTATTTATTTCCCATGATTTAAGTGTTGTGGAACATATCTGCGATACAGTAGCTGTTATGTACTTGGGTTCGATGGCAGAAATGGCTTCAAGAGAAGAGCTATTTAGAAACCCACTACACCCTTACACACAGGCACTACTTTCAGCTGTTCCAGTCCCAGACCCGACACTTAAGAGGGAAAGAATTGTACTACAAGGAGATATTCCAAGTCCAGCTAATCCACCAAGTGGATGTAAGTTCCATACTCGCTGTCCAATAGCGAAGGATATCTGTAGACAAGAGATTCCGAAGTATCGTGACGTGGGTGGAAATCACTTTGTTGCTTGTCACTTAGTTTAA
- a CDS encoding CheR family methyltransferase, giving the protein MSSDRLSGKDAKSSLDQNQQKSFIVGIGASAGGLEAITSFFDHLGATHGIAFVVIQHLSPRHKSYMVELLSKHTSMPVYHAQEGMMIELGCIYLLPPNKCMTIHKGKLVLSDRALDEPHFPIDVFLTSLAHDQKEQAMAIILSGKGNDGAIGVQAIHEQGGLVFVQDEDTAQYSDMPQSAMATNVVNYMMTVEEMAIALESIVGKQSLDITQHRHGETYADILYEIKQYTGMDFSYYRPNSILRRIEKRMSLLEVNCTTIQQYWKYLQNHEEEIERLQQDILIGVTSFFRDPNAFRVLESHILPKILKHDSSDREVRMWVAGCSTGEEAYSLAILCKEYMRKQNNRIKIKIFATDIDKRAIEHAGHGTYSAEIERTLTPELLGRYFTQLTHMNGYQVNREIRAMIVFATHDVTKDAPFINMDLISCRNLLIYFKPELQEKVLSIFHYALTTKGHLFLGSSETIGKLSYYFEPVDVKWSIFSYKESTRASVPISLGVKGKVIDQRMDKKKYQSQLLNKKLKQTKNLQTIILDKFMTPSIIVDELNEVVQFCGHVNQFLLIPTGQASLHLSKIIHIHTYVAIHTAIKKVRRERKEVVFPTLFYKGDGSSMKVMLTVKPLSRYTPFSSYVIIFMHKLEEENQEETSQYINIEDSINQHIIELEQELEMTKEILQSTIEELETANEEMQSTNEELIAANEEMQSINEELQSVNEELLSVNTEHEMKIEELTDLNNDMDNFLVSTQIATIFLDRKLYVKRFTPSVKNVVHLLEVDIGRPIAHINHNLIYADLLTDARSVLHTSRSIEKEIRSYDGRWFSMRILPYRTKEKDIDGIVITFMDITDIKLANRKLQRLHTAIEQSPNIVVICDMNNNIEYANLKFYENTGWTTEEIHTQKQVPFLYFEELTTDEYQQYLDRFKSNKPWIGEMKYLDKAGHLHWASVTVLPFKDEFEGTMQNLILAEDISEKKHAEQILKRSEMMSALGELAAGIAHEIRNPLTALKGFTRLMQSENNGNANYLSIMMDEFVRIETIITELLGLSKPSMLSYEKKDIVEILEDVKMLLETQAIIKNIQIVTEFKRGIGLIKCVPNQLKQVFINILKNAIESMDNGGEVVIKAKKKNRDWIQVQIKDQGPGIPEEVLSRIGQPFFTTKEKGTGLGMMVSFKIIEDHNGRMLVDSEEGKGTVIDIMLPVIKF; this is encoded by the coding sequence ATGAGTAGCGATCGGTTATCAGGGAAGGATGCAAAGAGCTCTTTAGATCAGAATCAACAGAAGAGCTTTATTGTTGGGATAGGAGCCTCAGCTGGGGGGCTTGAAGCAATAACTAGTTTTTTTGATCATTTAGGGGCTACACATGGAATCGCGTTTGTCGTTATTCAGCATTTATCTCCTAGACACAAGAGCTACATGGTTGAGCTTCTTTCCAAACATACATCCATGCCCGTCTACCATGCACAAGAAGGAATGATGATTGAACTAGGCTGTATATATCTTCTCCCACCAAACAAATGCATGACCATACATAAGGGGAAACTGGTTTTATCTGATAGAGCCTTGGATGAGCCCCATTTTCCTATTGATGTTTTTTTGACCTCCCTTGCTCATGATCAGAAGGAGCAAGCGATGGCGATTATTTTATCAGGAAAAGGAAATGATGGGGCTATTGGAGTTCAAGCGATACATGAGCAAGGTGGGCTTGTTTTTGTACAGGATGAGGATACAGCACAGTACTCGGATATGCCACAAAGCGCAATGGCCACGAACGTAGTTAATTATATGATGACGGTTGAAGAAATGGCTATTGCGCTAGAGAGTATTGTAGGGAAGCAAAGTCTTGATATTACACAGCATAGGCATGGAGAAACATATGCAGATATCCTGTATGAGATTAAGCAGTATACAGGAATGGATTTTTCCTATTATCGTCCTAACAGTATTTTGCGCCGGATAGAAAAAAGAATGAGCCTTCTCGAGGTAAACTGTACAACCATTCAGCAGTATTGGAAGTACCTACAGAATCATGAAGAAGAAATTGAACGATTGCAGCAGGACATCCTAATCGGGGTAACGAGTTTTTTTAGAGATCCTAATGCTTTCCGTGTTTTAGAATCCCATATTCTCCCTAAAATACTAAAACATGATTCTAGTGATAGGGAGGTTAGAATGTGGGTAGCAGGTTGCTCGACAGGTGAAGAGGCTTATTCTCTCGCAATTTTATGTAAGGAGTACATGCGTAAGCAAAACAATAGGATAAAGATCAAAATCTTTGCTACAGATATAGATAAACGTGCCATTGAACATGCAGGACATGGAACCTATTCCGCTGAAATAGAGCGTACTCTTACTCCAGAGCTTTTAGGTAGATATTTTACCCAGCTTACTCACATGAATGGGTATCAGGTTAATAGAGAGATTAGGGCAATGATTGTGTTTGCTACGCATGATGTGACGAAAGATGCTCCATTTATTAATATGGATCTGATTAGTTGTAGAAATTTGCTCATTTATTTTAAACCGGAGCTTCAAGAGAAAGTATTGTCTATTTTTCACTACGCCTTAACGACGAAAGGTCATTTATTCCTAGGCTCCAGTGAGACAATAGGGAAGCTTTCCTATTACTTTGAGCCAGTTGATGTGAAATGGAGTATCTTTTCGTATAAAGAAAGCACTAGAGCAAGTGTCCCAATTTCATTAGGGGTAAAAGGAAAGGTTATTGATCAACGAATGGACAAAAAAAAATATCAAAGTCAATTACTGAATAAGAAGCTAAAGCAGACGAAAAACCTTCAGACGATTATCCTAGATAAGTTTATGACACCAAGCATTATTGTGGATGAGCTAAATGAAGTTGTTCAATTTTGTGGTCATGTCAACCAATTTTTGCTTATTCCTACTGGACAGGCTAGCTTACATTTATCTAAGATTATTCATATTCATACGTATGTGGCCATTCATACAGCCATCAAAAAAGTTCGTAGAGAAAGAAAAGAGGTTGTTTTTCCTACGCTTTTTTACAAGGGAGATGGTTCAAGCATGAAGGTTATGCTAACCGTAAAACCATTGTCCCGATACACTCCTTTTTCCTCGTACGTTATTATCTTTATGCATAAGCTGGAGGAGGAGAATCAGGAGGAGACTTCTCAATACATTAATATTGAAGATAGTATTAATCAACACATTATTGAGCTTGAGCAAGAGCTGGAAATGACAAAGGAGATTTTACAATCCACCATTGAAGAGCTAGAAACAGCCAATGAAGAGATGCAATCCACAAATGAGGAGCTCATCGCGGCTAATGAAGAGATGCAAAGTATTAATGAAGAGCTACAATCCGTCAATGAGGAGCTTCTATCAGTTAACACGGAGCATGAGATGAAGATAGAGGAGCTAACAGATCTTAATAATGATATGGATAACTTCTTGGTTAGTACTCAAATTGCAACAATCTTTCTAGATAGGAAGCTCTATGTAAAACGATTCACTCCTTCCGTAAAAAATGTCGTCCATCTGTTAGAAGTGGATATTGGAAGGCCAATAGCGCACATTAACCATAACTTGATTTATGCAGACCTACTTACCGATGCTAGGAGTGTTTTGCACACCTCTCGTTCCATTGAAAAGGAAATTCGCAGCTATGATGGACGCTGGTTTAGTATGCGTATTCTACCCTATCGGACGAAGGAAAAGGATATTGACGGGATTGTCATCACGTTTATGGATATCACGGATATTAAACTGGCGAACAGAAAACTGCAACGGTTACACACAGCTATTGAGCAAAGTCCGAACATCGTCGTTATATGCGATATGAATAATAACATCGAATACGCTAATTTAAAATTCTATGAAAATACGGGCTGGACAACGGAAGAGATTCATACTCAGAAGCAGGTTCCTTTTCTATATTTTGAAGAACTGACCACAGATGAGTACCAGCAGTATCTTGATCGCTTTAAATCCAATAAGCCTTGGATTGGAGAAATGAAGTATCTGGATAAAGCAGGACATCTACATTGGGCATCCGTAACGGTGCTACCCTTCAAGGACGAATTCGAAGGAACGATGCAGAACCTTATCTTAGCTGAGGATATTTCAGAGAAAAAGCATGCGGAACAAATTCTAAAACGTTCAGAGATGATGTCTGCGTTAGGTGAGCTTGCAGCAGGTATTGCCCATGAGATTCGGAATCCGCTAACAGCTTTGAAAGGATTTACCCGTCTAATGCAATCTGAAAATAACGGGAACGCTAATTACTTGAGTATTATGATGGATGAGTTTGTGAGGATTGAAACAATTATTACCGAGCTTTTAGGACTGTCTAAGCCAAGTATGCTCAGCTATGAGAAAAAAGATATAGTTGAAATTCTCGAGGATGTCAAAATGCTTTTAGAAACACAGGCTATCATTAAAAATATTCAAATTGTGACAGAGTTCAAGAGGGGAATTGGCTTAATTAAATGTGTCCCTAATCAATTGAAGCAGGTCTTTATCAATATTTTAAAGAACGCGATAGAGTCGATGGATAACGGTGGAGAGGTTGTTATAAAGGCTAAGAAAAAGAACAGGGATTGGATTCAAGTTCAAATCAAGGATCAAGGACCAGGAATCCCTGAGGAAGTATTATCAAGAATTGGTCAGCCTTTCTTTACGACAAAAGAAAAGGGGACTGGATTAGGTATGATGGTCAGCTTTAAGATCATTGAAGATCATAATGGAAGGATGCTTGTTGATAGTGAGGAAGGAAAGGGAACGGTCATTGATATTATGCTCCCTGTTATAAAATTTTGA
- a CDS encoding ABC transporter substrate-binding protein — translation MKRKLLLLALSLMLISVLFLAACSSNSGETGTEPEAPTTEEPGDTEEGTDGEGEETADSVEGWRLATDKSQIPAASLSRNDTIIIGMNETAGIFSPWFYSTAYDNYVNISIFDYLLEVDYDGMIMPSVADWEISDDGLKYTFSLQNDITFSDGTPLTAHDAVNTYYVLADPTYDGNSDLTPANIKGWDEYKYGDAETIEGITVVDDHTIEVEVTEAGAKTLLLVGNIAILPSHHYMEGFSKGNLESIRELHQKPLGSGQYVFDSYIPGQEIRLTANESYWKGAPNITNLIYKPTTNETNISMLQTGETDFEEGISVNADNVELLESLGFLDLSLLPNNGYGYIAFNHAKEKFQDQRVRQALTYGLNREDIVYAYSQGYADLLNIPQSRVSWAYPDESDLNAYDFDPDRANQLLEEAGWELADDGYRYKDGQRFVIEFAASSPNEVNDAIIPYATENYRDLGIEFVPEQLEFNAVVEKRQRGDFDMLFLAWGLTSDPDPRNTFHTEGSQNDDSYSNAEVDRLIEAGLEELDQDKRREIYNELYQELNEDLPYIFMYQRYNMNTINSRIQGFEISPYRNFAYSLYKAYIDEE, via the coding sequence TTGAAAAGAAAGTTATTACTTTTAGCGCTTAGCTTAATGCTAATTAGTGTACTGTTCTTGGCTGCTTGTTCTTCAAATAGTGGCGAAACAGGCACAGAACCAGAAGCACCAACAACTGAAGAGCCTGGAGACACTGAAGAAGGTACTGATGGTGAAGGTGAGGAAACAGCTGATTCTGTTGAAGGATGGAGACTAGCTACGGATAAGTCTCAGATTCCTGCCGCTTCCCTGTCACGTAATGACACGATTATTATTGGGATGAATGAAACAGCTGGTATTTTCAGCCCATGGTTTTACAGTACCGCATACGATAACTATGTAAATATATCAATTTTTGATTATTTACTTGAAGTTGATTATGACGGGATGATTATGCCTTCTGTTGCAGACTGGGAGATTTCGGATGATGGATTAAAGTATACGTTTTCTTTACAGAACGATATTACATTCTCAGATGGAACCCCGTTAACAGCCCACGATGCAGTTAACACTTACTATGTACTTGCTGATCCAACGTATGATGGCAACTCAGACTTAACTCCTGCGAACATTAAAGGTTGGGATGAGTACAAATATGGAGATGCAGAAACAATTGAGGGAATTACTGTAGTAGATGATCATACTATCGAGGTTGAAGTGACAGAGGCTGGAGCAAAAACCTTACTACTAGTGGGTAATATTGCAATTCTTCCAAGTCACCATTATATGGAGGGGTTTAGTAAAGGGAACTTGGAATCAATTAGAGAACTTCATCAAAAACCACTTGGTAGTGGACAATATGTATTTGACAGTTACATTCCTGGTCAAGAGATACGTCTAACAGCAAACGAAAGCTACTGGAAAGGTGCACCAAATATCACGAACCTTATCTATAAGCCTACTACAAATGAGACAAATATTTCTATGCTTCAAACTGGTGAAACAGATTTTGAAGAGGGAATATCAGTTAATGCTGACAATGTAGAATTATTAGAAAGCTTAGGTTTCTTAGATTTAAGTTTACTCCCTAATAATGGTTATGGATATATTGCATTTAACCATGCAAAAGAAAAGTTCCAAGATCAACGAGTGAGGCAAGCTCTTACGTATGGATTAAACAGAGAAGATATTGTATACGCATATTCTCAAGGCTATGCAGATCTACTTAACATTCCACAGTCTAGAGTATCATGGGCATATCCAGATGAAAGTGACTTAAATGCTTATGACTTTGACCCAGATAGAGCTAACCAATTATTAGAGGAAGCAGGATGGGAACTTGCTGATGATGGATATCGCTATAAAGATGGGCAAAGATTTGTTATTGAATTTGCTGCATCTAGTCCGAATGAAGTAAATGATGCGATCATCCCTTATGCTACTGAGAATTATAGGGACTTAGGTATTGAATTTGTTCCTGAACAGTTAGAGTTTAATGCAGTAGTTGAAAAACGCCAAAGAGGAGATTTTGATATGCTCTTCCTAGCATGGGGTCTTACGTCTGATCCAGATCCAAGAAATACGTTCCATACAGAAGGATCTCAAAATGACGACTCATACTCTAATGCTGAGGTAGACAGATTAATTGAAGCTGGACTTGAAGAGCTTGATCAAGATAAGCGTAGAGAGATCTACAATGAGCTATATCAAGAACTTAACGAAGACTTACCTTATATCTTCATGTACCAAAGATACAATATGAATACTATTAACTCTAGAATTCAAGGTTTTGAAATTTCTCCATACAGGAACTTTGCATATAGTCTCTATAAAGCATATATCGATGAAGAATAA
- a CDS encoding ABC transporter permease encodes MKQFIIRRLLQSIPTLIGASILIFLVFSLAPGDFISAQGNPDLTAERAAELRALYGFDKPLPERYVIWAGNVLQGELGHSLYYRAPVENVLKTFIWNSFLLAIAATAVQWMVASVVGVFVAIKQYTIYDNVVTLLVFIFMSLPSFFIGLYLLKVFAVDYRIFPLGGKITTGTDYTGLAYVWDVMKHMALPVFAMSIVSIGSLTRYFRTNMLEVIKQDYIRTARAKGLKERVVIFKHALRNALLPLITLFALELPTLFSGAVITERIFNWPGIGKIYIDSIHQRDYPLVLAFVMLLAVLTVVANILADVLYGVADPRIRHK; translated from the coding sequence ATGAAGCAGTTCATCATCCGCAGACTTCTACAAAGTATTCCTACACTGATAGGTGCATCCATTTTAATTTTCCTCGTCTTTTCACTAGCACCTGGAGATTTTATTAGCGCTCAAGGGAATCCAGACTTAACTGCAGAACGCGCAGCGGAGCTAAGGGCACTTTACGGGTTTGACAAGCCTCTGCCAGAAAGATATGTTATTTGGGCAGGTAATGTTTTGCAAGGAGAGCTTGGTCATTCGCTTTATTACAGAGCACCTGTTGAAAATGTTCTTAAAACATTTATTTGGAATTCCTTCCTTCTAGCAATTGCTGCCACAGCTGTACAATGGATGGTCGCTTCTGTAGTAGGAGTTTTTGTAGCTATAAAACAGTATACGATTTATGATAATGTTGTTACTCTGCTTGTGTTTATTTTTATGTCTTTACCTTCCTTTTTTATAGGACTTTATCTATTGAAGGTGTTTGCGGTTGACTATAGGATTTTCCCATTAGGTGGAAAGATAACAACTGGTACTGATTACACTGGCTTAGCTTACGTTTGGGATGTTATGAAGCATATGGCCCTACCTGTTTTTGCTATGTCCATTGTCTCTATCGGGTCACTTACTCGTTATTTTAGAACGAACATGCTTGAGGTTATTAAGCAGGATTATATTCGTACTGCCCGTGCTAAAGGTTTGAAAGAAAGAGTAGTTATATTTAAGCATGCTCTGCGTAATGCTTTATTACCTTTAATTACGTTGTTTGCCTTAGAGCTTCCAACTTTATTCTCTGGAGCCGTTATTACTGAGCGGATTTTTAATTGGCCGGGGATTGGTAAAATCTATATAGACTCAATCCATCAAAGAGACTATCCGTTAGTTCTAGCATTTGTAATGCTCCTTGCGGTTCTTACAGTTGTAGCTAATATTCTTGCGGACGTGCTTTATGGTGTTGCTGATCCGCGGATAAGACACAAGTAG